In the Cydia amplana chromosome 14, ilCydAmpl1.1, whole genome shotgun sequence genome, one interval contains:
- the LOC134654288 gene encoding uncharacterized protein LOC134654288: MADNIDNDLLISLVEERPVLWDKTIEEYKDKDKKNSAWKEVCRSIFPTFDEQTNKEKTKIGNEVLKKWKNMKDNFTKYAKRLESLNKSGAGATKVKEYHFYKQLMFLKKNAANVTDSSIVEDQESDEDGQKDETARSRYQPCSRKRKATDQFESDILQALKEAENRHLSFFKAILPSLNKLDDHQTLIFQSRVLQVLTDLHQPSPNSYHSSFQNSYQRSYQVRSSYQDGNPRPNSSAYESGYQRPQQTFNNHPPTVPSSGPNYLQTPVEPVSNESDSQSNNEYEFDFS; this comes from the exons ATGgctgataatattgataatgattTGTTGATATCTCTCGTAGAGGAACGTCCAGTTCTCTGGGATAAAACCATAGAAGAGTATAAAGACAAAGATAAGAAAAATAGTGCATGGAAGGAGGTCTGCCGAAGCATTTTTCCGACGTTTGACGAGCAAActaataaagaaaaaacaaaaatcg gaaaCGAGGTGTTAAAAAAATGGAAGAATATGAAAGACAATTTCACAAAATACGCAAAAAggcttgaaagtttaaataaatcggGCGCTGGTGCAACAAAAGTCAAAGAGTACCATTTCTACAAGCAactcatgtttttaaaaaaaaatgctgcaAACGTAACGGACTCGAGCATAGTTGAGGACCAAGAAAGTGACGAAGATGGCCAGAAAGATGAAACTGCAAGATCTCGGTACCAGCCTTGTTCTCGGAAAAGAAAAGCAACCGACCAATTTGAGTCAGACATACTTCAGGCCTTAAAAGAGGCAGAAAATAGACATCTGTCGTTTTTCAAAGCTATTTTACCGTCGCTAAACAAATTAGACGATCATCAAACTTTAATATTTCAAAGTCGCGTCTTACAAGTACTCACTGATCTCCACCAACCGTCACCAAATAGTTACCATAGCTCATTTCAAAATAGTTACCAAAGGTCTTACCAAGTCCGCTCATCTTACCAAGATGGTAACCCAAGACCCAACTCGTCAGCATACGAATCCGGTTACCAAAGACCCCAACAAACATTTAATAATCATCCACCAACAGTCCCTTCATCAGGTcctaattatttacaaacaccTGTAGAACCAGTCTCCAACGAAAGCGACAGTCAATCAAACAATGAATATGAATTtgatttttcttaa
- the LOC134653857 gene encoding 40-kDa huntingtin-associated protein, whose translation MSTDLNASFNEQFMNINTKLKKRFLRKPNISEATNEFIALAIQCEYSEQPTFAGHCYIGAAKCEASVGNFLGEAEYLVTAARQFMKAEKKLRSLKFCSPDRENLEAAIGCFTQALTKYPDRSSIRLSLLSELAADLVTLNLKCEAVSYYEQALALVQDPTMRIMFVKNYINLLIDCGKYDIALEKANGLVDSNGNLPEDVLAEIQLSRILLSLYMDPKGNAKVESLKQLFTDILKDADSDAIPFNVDLRLKLQSAILSHVTRDAQALARAACELRPALTPAQNDLLTLVATTMK comes from the exons ATGTCTACTGATTTAAATGCGAGCTTCAATGAGCAGTTCATGAACATAAACACTAAATTGAAAAA GCGATTCCTAAGGAAGCCGAACATTTCTGAAGCCACCAACGAGTTCATAGCTCTAGCTATACAATGCGAGTACTCCGAGCAACCTACATTTGCTGGGCATTGCTATATAGGTGCAGCCAAGTGCGAAGCGTCTGTTGGCAATTTTTTGGGCGAAGCGGAGTACCTAGTGACTGCAGCTAGACAGTTTATGAAGGCGGAGAAAAAACTACGTTCGTTAAAGTTTTGTAGTCCTGATAGGGAAAATCTAGAG GCAGCCATTGGATGTTTCACCCAAGCCCTGACCAAGTATCCAGATAGGTCCTCCATCCGCCTGTCCCTACTGAGTGAGCTGGCTGCTGACCTTGTGACTTTGAACCTTAAGTGTGAAGCGGTGTCCTACTATGAACAAGCACTGGCTTTAGTACAAGACCCAACCATGAGGATCATGTTTGTGAAGAATTATATTAATCTGCTTATTGACTGTG gaaaaTATGATATAGCTTTAGAAAAAGCAAATGGATTGGTAGACTCCAATGGGAATCTACCAGAAGATGTTCTTGCAGA AATCCAACTAAGCAGAATTCTACTTTCCCTTTATATGGACCCAAAAGGTAATGCAAAGGTGGAATCCCTGAAACAACTATTCACTGATATACTTAAGGATGCTGACAGTGATG CAATACCATTCAACGTGGACCTACGGCTTAAACTCCAGTCGGCCATCTTGTCCCACGTGACCCGCGACGCGCAAGCGCTCGCGCGCGCCGCCTGCGAGCTGCGGCCCGCGCTCACGCCTGCGCAGAACGACCTGCTCACCCTTGTCGCTACGACCATGAAgtga
- the LOC134654182 gene encoding serine/threonine-protein kinase RIO3: MSNPWKKVSAPVAAENLSDIMSEQYAKGLQVQEEIKFAELISDQQVCPSSSDDIPPEILQQLQEANLTEYCDSDAIIAKVLQCQFDKEYDDEIKRVEKKRNGDAKVSVSYDNYRNVPENLVYDTDSEDEDVEVAAKKDWDRFETNEKEYASLPKRGYIIKDGEMVTKHDSVINGRRNACRIMAFPPEVCTGDGAGFDMKLPNSVFNHLKEQTRHHQSRRHKMLDRKESQATAEMGLDEATRLILFKLINNGMLEDINGIISTGKESVVLHANSDPSFPDMILPKECAIKVFKTTLNEFKTRDKYIKADYRFKDRFSKQNPRKIVHMWAEKEMHNMMRMQKIGLNCPDMICLKKHILVMSFIGRDNKPAPKLRDAILSPEKWESVYKEVVEGVHKLYKEGHMIHADLSEYNILWWENKCWFIDVSQSVQPDHPNGLEFLLRDCRNISNFFEKKGVPDVKTAEELFKSITGFEEVDVNLLEGVHTTYNSLSSRFEIAPDDNRNVSYPFEYCWNKSSEAKQKSDSDIDSDDDEFEEMWTQSQKVKAVDTASNFGNTVNLSEPTTSIVDKETNFGNVIDVSSVGDIGSTEKEKKS, translated from the exons ATGTCGAATCCCTGGAAAAAAGTTTCAGCGCCCGTGGCGGCAGAAAACTTATCGGACATAATGTCTGAACAATATGCAAAAGGACTGCAGGTCCAAGAAGAAATAAAGTTCGCGGAGTTGATATCTGATCAGCAAGTGTGTCCATCGTCATCCGATGACATTCCTCCGGAGATTCTGCAGCAGTTACAGGAAGCAAACTTAACAGAATACTGCGATTCGGATGCTATTATTGCAAAAGTGTTGCAATGTCAGTTCGACAAAGAATACGATGACGAAATCAAGAGAGTCGAGAAGAAGCGCAACGGAGATGCCAAAGTTTCCGTGTCATATGATAACTACCGCAATGTACCCGAAAATCTCGTGTACGACACAGATTCGGAAGATGAAGATGTGGAAGTCGCAGCCAAGAAAGATTGGGATCGGTTCGAGACGAACGAGAAGGAATACGCGAGTCTGCCAAAGAGGGGGTATATTATCAAGGATGGAGAGATGGTGACCAAGCACGACAGCGTTATCAACGGACGTAGGAACGCGTGCCGCATCATGGCGTTCCCACCCGAGGTGTGCACGGGCGACGGCGCTGGGTTCGACATGAAACTGCCAAACTCTGTGTTCAACCATTTGAAGGAACAAACTAGACACCACCAGTCACGTAGACATAAGATGTTGGACAGAAAAGAGAGCCAAGCTACTGCTGAAATGGGTCTTGATGAAGCTACTCGCCTGATTCTCTTCAAGCTCATCAACAACGGAATGTTGGAGGATATTAATGGTATAATCTCAACCGGGAAGGAATCGGTAGTACTCCACGCTAACAGCGATCCTTCATTCCCAGACATGATCCTGCCTAAAGAATGTGCCATCAAAGTGTTCAAAACTACTTTGAATGAGTTCAAAACTCGCGATAAATATATTAAAGCCGATTATCGCTTCAAAGACCGCTTTTCTAAGCAAAACCCAAGGAAAATCGTTCATATGTGGGCCGAGAAAGAGATGCATAATATGATGAGGATGCAGAAGATCGGATTGAACTGCCCTGACATGATTTGTCTGAAGAAACATATCCTAGTTATGTCCTTCATTGGCAGGGATAATAAGCCTGCACCGAAGCTGCGGGACGCAATCTTAAGCCCTGAGAAATGGGAGAGTGTGTACAAGGAGGTTGTGGAAGGTGTTCACAAACTGTACAAGGAGGGACACATGATCCACGCGGACCTGTCGGAGTACAACATCCTGTGGTGGGAGAACAAGTGCTGGTTCATTGACGTGTCGCAGTCCGTGCAGCCGGACCATCCTAATGGACTTGAGTTCTTGCTCAGGGATTGCCGTAACATCAGCAAT TTCTTCGAGAAAAAGGGGGTGCCAGACGTAAAGACAGCTGAAGAACTCTTCAAGTCCATCACAGGTTTTGAAGAAGTGGATGTCAACCTGCTGGAAGGAGTCCACACCACTTACAACTCACTCTCATCCCGCTTTGAAATAGCTCCAGACGACAACAGGAATGTGAGCTATCCGTTTGAGTACTGCTGGAATAAGAGCAGCGAAGCAAAACAAAAGAGTGACTCGGACATTGAttctgatgatgatgagtttGAGGAAATGTGGACACAGTCGCAGAAGGTGAAGGCTGTTGATACCGCTTCCAACTTTGGTAATACGGTAAACCTGTCTGAACCAACTACATCTATAGTTGATAAAGAAACCAACTTTGGTAATGTCATTGATGTATCATCAGTCGGGGATATAGGTAGTACCGAGAAGGAGAAAAAGTCTTAA
- the LOC134654224 gene encoding large ribosomal subunit protein eL34-like: protein MVQRLTFRRRLSYNTKSNQRRIVRTPGGRLVYQYVKKPKKIPRCGNCKSKLRGIQPARPAERSRLCYRKKTVKRAYGGVLCHKCVKQRIVRAFLIEEQKLVKVYKAQQANPRISKKAAK from the exons ATGGTGCAGCGGCTAACGTTCAGACGACGTCTGTCGTACAATACCAAATCAAACCAGAGGAGGAT AGTGCGCACCCCCGGCGGCCGCCTAGTCTACCAATACGTCAAGAAGCCCAAGAAGATCCCGAGATGTGGCAACTGCAAGAGCAAGCTCCGAGGCATCCAGCCGGCGCGTCCCGCTGAGCGCTCTCGCCTCTGCTACCGCAAGAAGACCGTCAAGCGCGCGTACGGTGGTGTCCTATGCCACAAGTGCGTCAAGCAGCGCATCGTCCGCGCCTTCCTCATTGAAGAGCAGAAGCTGGTGAAGGTGTACAAAGCGCAACAGGCCAACCCCAGGATCAGCAAGAAGGCCGCGAAATGA